In Rhizoctonia solani chromosome 7, complete sequence, one DNA window encodes the following:
- a CDS encoding SNF2 family amino-terminal protein, with the protein MLAGSNTPKRDLCSPSYYLSYLAVYHHYLTFILSSHLDPHHAFDSVAHSVLYLFEAAAMKVTPVNLPSLDKQRVEGAFWAVSSKGYDPQLDSSKELGLTMPESLIASITENRRKALGLHERQAAERFLQYFWDTWKADYVRKIPIRKTIKSTTQGEKGGPDPYGYAAYRNLVLAAINRKGGVMNQVEETLGKIGATPADLWKDDRSLNRERPATKRVLEHQVPIADTHARLEERDRKYENLARSLKRKVTTSCARMQKVNSKLEDAQRLRSPKALRDATRALTDWRKIAIGTKEVDELHFLSRERTLKQLWSSLGFGSLEDDLTASKSKSKSTQDGPSKEEMQAAYAYYVEEYCYGVGCLDKSKLPIPTVGVSGLHSLVDGCEDIGVSHLKSLSTEALWAQLGLPGVDQFLFAEPGTGESAKDMVPLAKTCAVPFWHQVVGTLRILEGAFTQRVGDCTQPTLLCNNVGLGKTVQIIGVISMIQHYYKQQELPAKERLATPMFIQEQSLPYFAGQKTIPNLPSIVITPRTLGNQWMEQWKKFTQLGSFVPVRYSVESGTLESFCSDPTGPYRAAAGQDLEHAGRVVIIADLLAIAKEAKRCLQLPPAFKGKDAREYKAKGKTPAFKAGISNAGSLFGMRFWVAAVDKIHNLRNSSHTQQGVQLITQSLSLVIGATATPLFTSLKCLLALGQNLRYQPLLGEQGVQVWNKMQEMLSTGNESWRLTSTAVIQATVERELQAALLLGKIPLYNPCAAKIKEELESKYQAEDQRSILHMIHVSKQPLNMLRLLLLPIMIRCTNESLDYLGRQILDLLFVQKFIAWAPMNEEEKEMQRVINQEHTQQKSKKKQAQDNVGDNGDEDVDENAWNGSQAQGEVERSNCKNVRWHNFLIEQKFAGMLAKLGALRLEEQAQELDRGTLTNKVTDNWTVENLPQKMSTRMQCVMGLIEWFWIGNPKPVALLEDGMLDKARLVQEPLPSKKPRKFLIYMEFQQHQALIAKMLTLKEKDYVTYNGSMATTKRQRSVEKFANNPSCQIMIISNVGSAGLNLVEASVVIIVSSVWSGLELDQIMGCVDCPGQLQDVAVYNIMAPEGIDLALNVNADSKAQLSNHFLSLQRTLQTVYSEIAQPHSNDHNELDLEEIPAVSSTKGTKPSTSKAGPCKRKSQNEQCSQDANAVQKLALAKALGSQVSGAPSSNLVPTTQSMQPLPTSSTGSTEQTDELLISQGVPTTTPNAIGAWTMVASSQQKTKLHAKKARLGHSSSDPSLVAAATAQPSQPLSATGPILLPAKKRTAPSMDPPSSMPTCTDPAASGSSSRQAPIVPRPSGSAQPRAATATLEQLLQLQPGSSSTAPTTSGHSVVTGGGSSQRKVFRLKASKLLASNHSVEAKK; encoded by the exons ATGCTCGCAGGTAGCAATACCCCCAAACGTGATCTTTGCAGTCCCAGCTACTACTTGAGCTACTTAGCAGTCTATCACCACTATCTCACATTTATCCTTTCATCACACTTAGATCCTCACCATGCCTTTGACTCCGTTGCCCACTCCGTTCTCTACCTGTTCGAAGCTGCTGCTATGAAAGTCACACCCGTTAACCTGCCCTCCCTGGACAAGCAACGTGTGGAGGGAGCTTTTTGGGCTGTTTCCTCTAAAGGGTA TGACCCACAGTTGGATTCAAGCAAGGAACTGGGCCTCACCATGCCCGAGTCTTTGATAGCCTCGATCACCGAAAATCGCCGGAAGGCACTTGGGCTCCATGAGCGTCAGGCTGCAGAACGCTTCCTGCAATATTTCTGGGATACCTGGAAGGCGGATTATGTGAGGAAGATACCAATCCGCAAGACAATCAAGTCCACTACTCAAGGCGAGAAAGGTGGCCCGGACCCTTATGGGTATGCTGCGTATCGCAACCTGgtattggctgcaatcaACAGGAAGGGCGGCGTCATGAATCAAGTGGAGGAGACTTTGGGAAAGATTGGGGCTACTCCTGCCGATCTCTGGAAGGATGACAGAAGCTTAAACAGG GAACGTCCAGCTACCAAGCGTGTTCTTGAGCATCAGGTGCCTATAGCTGACACCCATGCAAGGCTGGAAGAACGAGAT CGCAAGTATGAGAACCTTGCGCGGAGCTTAAAGCGTAAGGTAACCACATCATGTGCTAGAATGCAAAAGGTCAACAGTAAACTGGAAG ATGCTCAAAGGCTCAGATCCCCCAAGGCATTGCGTGACGCAACAAGGGCTTTGACTGATTGGCGGAAGATAGCAATAGGGACAAAGGAGGTTGATGAGCTTCACTTCCTGTCCAGGGAACGTACGCTGAAGCAGTTATGGTCAagtcttgggtttggaagtCTTGAGGATGATCTGA CGGCGTCAAAATCTAAAAGCAAGTCAACTCAAGATGGTCCaagcaaagaagaaatgcaGGCTGCCTATGCTTACTATGTTGAGGAGTACTGCTATGGAGTTGGCTGTCTTGACAAGTCCAAGCTTCCTATCCCTACAGTTGGTGTCTCTGGTCTCCACAGTTTGGTGGATGGGTGCGAGGATATTGGGGTATCGCATCTCAAGTCCTTGTCCACGGAGGCTTTGTGGGCCCAGCTAGGACTGCCAGGTGTGGATCAGTTCCTGTTTGCAGAGCCTGGCACTGGTGAAAGCGCCAAAGACATGGTTCCACTGGCCAAAACTTGTGCGGTGCCGTTTTGGCATCAAGTGGTAGGCACTCTCAGAATCTTGGAAGGCGCTTTCACACAGAGAGTGGGCGATTGCACCCAACCAACTTTACTGTGCAACAATGTTGGACTTGGAAAGACAGTGCAAATCATTGGGGTCATTAGCATGATCCAACATTACTATAAGCAACAGGAACTGCCAGCCAAAGAGCGTCTTGCAACACCCATGTTTATCCAAG AGCAAAGCTTGCCATACTTTGCAGGCCAAAAGACCATACCAAATTTGCCATCAATTGTCATTACTCCGCGGACACTTGGCAATCAATGGATGGAGCAATGGAAGAAGTTTACCCAGCTTGGTAGTTTTGTTCCTGTCCGGTACTCAGTTGAGAGCGGCACCCTTGAGAGCTTCTGCAGTGACCCAACAGGTCCATACCGCGCTGCAGCTGGACAAGACTTGGAGCATGCAGGGCGAGTGGTTATCATTGCAGACCTATTG GCTATTGCAAAGGAAGCAAAACGGTGCTTACAGCTCCCTCCTGCATTCAAGGGTAAAGATGCAAGGGAGTACAAAGCTAAGGGCAAGACACCTGCTTTCAAGGCAGGGATCAGCAATGCAGGCTCACTCTTTGGAATGCGCTTTTGGGTGGCAGCTGTGGACAAGATACACAATCTCCGAAACAGCAGTCACACTCAACAAGGGGTTCAGCTCATTACTcagtccttgtccttggtgatTGGAGCAACCGCCACACCATTGTTTACGTCGCTCAAA TGCCTGCTTGCTCTTGGACAAAACCTGCGCTaccagccattgcttggtgaGCAAGGAGTTCAGGTCTGGAACAAGATGCAGGAAATGCTGTCAACTGGTAATGAAAGTTGGAGGCTTACAAGCACAGCGGTAATTCAAGCCACAGTAGAAAGGGAGCTTCAAGCGGCACTTTTACTTGGCAAAATTCCCTTGTACAACCCCTGCGCTGCtaagatcaaggaagaactggaaagcAAGTACCAGGCTGAGGACCAGCGGAGCATCCTCCATATGATTCATGTCTCAAAGCAGCCACTAAACATGTTGCGcttgcttcttctccccatCATGATTCGTTGCACAAATGAGTCCTTAGACTATTTGGGCAGACAAATCTTGGATCTCCTGTTTGTACAGAAGTTCATTGCTTGGGCACCCATGAATGAAGAAGAGAAAGAAATGCAACGGGTCATCAATCAAGAGCACACACAGCAGAAGAGCAAAAA AAAGCAAGCGCAGGACAATGTGGGTGACAATGGGGATGAGGATGTAGATGAGAATGCATGGAATGGGTCTCAGGCACAGGGGGAGGTGGAACGGAGCAATTGCAAGAATGTCAGGTGGCAT AACTTCCTGATAGAACAGAAGTTTGCTGGCATGCTGGCTAAGCTGGGAGCGCTACGGCTGGAAGAGCAGGCTCAGGAGCTTGATCGTGGTACCTTGACAAACAAAGTCACCGACAACTGGACAGTGGAGAATCTGCCCCAGAAGATGTCCACAAGGATGCAATGTGTCATGGGACTGATTGAGTGGTTCTGGATTGGCAACCCCAAACCCGTTGCATTGCTTGAGGATGGTATGCTAGATAAAGCAAGGCTTGTTCAAGAACCTTTGCCCAGCAAGAAGCCGCGGAAGTTTCTCATATACATGGAATTTCAGCAGCACCAAGCGCTCATTGCAAAG ATGCTCACTCTCAAAGAAAAAGACTATGTGACGTACAACGGCTCTATGGCTACCACCAAGCGTCAACGGTCTGTTGAGAAGTTTGCCAACAACCCATCATGCCAAATCATGATCATCAGCAATGTAGGCTCAGCTGGTCTCAACTTGGTGGAAGCCTCAGTTGTGATCATTGTA AGCAGTGTTTGGTCTGGGCTTGAGCTTGACCAAATCATGGGTTGCGTTGATTGCCCTGGGCAGCTGCAAGATGTAGCTGTATACAACATCATGGCGCCAGAGGGAATTGATCTGGCCCTGAATGTTAACGCAGATAGTAAGGCACAGCTCTCTAACCATTTCCTGAGCTTGCAAAGAACCTTGCAAACTGTGTACTCGGAAATTGCTCAGCCACACTCCAATGATCACAATGAGCTTGACTTGGAGGAGATCCCTGCAGTCTCTTCAACAAAGGGTACAAAACCATCCACTTCCAAAGCTGGGCCATGCAAGAGAAAAAGCCAAAATGAACAATGCTCTCAAGATGCAAATGCTGTTCAAAAGCTAGCCCTAGCCAAGGCACTGGGATCACAGGTTTCTGGTGCTCCCTCAAGCAATT tagtccctacaacacagagcatgcaacctcttccaacaTCATCAACAGGAAGCACAGAACAAACTGATGAGTTGTTGA TATCCCAGGGTGTACCTACCACTACACCAAATGCCATTGGTGCCTGGACAATGGTGGCCAGTAGTCAACAGAAGACTAAGCTCCATGCAAAAAAGGCAAGACTTGGtcactcttcttctgacCCATCATTGGTGGCTGCGGCAACAGCACAGCCAAGTCAGCCTTTATCTGCAACAG GGCCAATATTGTTGCCAGCCAAGAAGCGCACAGCACCGTCCATGGATCCACCAAGCAGCATGCCAACATGTACAGATCCAGCTGCCAGTGGTAGCTCTTCAAGACAAGCACCAATTGTTCCCAGGCCATCTGGAAGTGCACAGCCAAGAGCAGCTACTGCTACACTGGAGCAGCTGTTGCAATTACAGCCTGGGTCTAGCTCCACAGCACCTACTACATCTGGGCACTCAGTAGTCACAGGAGGTGGAAGCTCACAGAGGAAGGTGTTCCGTCTGAAAGCATCAAAACTCTTGGCTAGTAATCACTCTGTTGAAGCAAAAAAGTAA
- a CDS encoding valine-tRNA ligase, translating into MSSRYSSPNYTEDKATFETDKREQIDKNLPKIKLVTLREWLAIWLCLDQSRRLRRAQITFNDCRPLNNQTVHQLADVDSMIGVVPRNMPLIPVPTLKTVKYYMMRSKLYTLTSDLHIGPVKVLMDDRTLHTTHHVLL; encoded by the exons ATGTCTTCGCGCTATTCATCTCCAAACTATACCGAGGACAAGGCAACCTTTGAAACTGATAAAAGGGAGCAGATCGACAAGAACTTACCCAAAATCAAGCTGGTGACGCTTAGGGAGTGGCTGGCAATTTGGCTTTGCTTGGACC AGTCAAGGAGGCTGCGACGCGCTCAAATTACCTTCAACGATTGCCGCCCGCTGAATAACCAAACTGTACATCAACTTGCGGATGTTGACTCAATGATTGGCGTCGTTCCAAGAAACATGCCTTTGATTCCTGTACCCACTCTCAAGACTGTCAAGTATTACATGATGAGAAGCAAATTGTATACTCTTACCTCTGACCTCCATATTGGGCCAGTCAAAGTATTGATGGATGACCGTACTTTA CATACCACTCACCATGTTTTGCTTTGA
- a CDS encoding DEAD (Asp-Glu-Ala-Asp) box polypeptide 58, whose product MAQLYDLAFHPAALQTLPEDLVREWPGTYEDEKFRSQSHKSKRKEYQNQQGESQDMRGGVAQQTGRDIHVEYIQDWLDCARAMIQETEKLRWARYFFLSYELRGVKNQECSVHPPPEVPPVTVLNEPTGDDEDVEIEVDQESPRVKAVEGILSHFNTTLFEPGMWFIDIATRITISPNPDDPSECTFADADMHSLLFQHYTGLAFESCEELVSGQGNHYQKDKVAHLNALAGGRLTIPRRLAGDTGITYAQIYTTDKSNTYNIALAQNAQRTSAIRMLESWDQELSTHINGLMSSFENSACNHGVALRIETCVEYESYPTCHLRIPDELLRRCVYVLDRDVFWHWKRCRLASMKSVMCQWMDARRTFTLNRLAVAGTLLIIMEYMMNALVNRPASGGTWDQVHDAACVKEMRGNELVPTRKLGALFLPKIHFEKNKQPRVSRQRVLDQATILYLLGPQGQSLSSIMAFNKIVGVNLQKRPRDEDPRPWESGAQNSSAAPISNKQRLVTIRSTHDTANPLAGPDYAQDQDTYSSEEEEDQAEQESASPFKNMLWDIISNYPIQIMNKAPNRSQARESWCRLGNDELAGVTHDFFTSMENLTRAFESYYLFPADLSKWDATVAHLFPLIQGSTGNLERRQGVSNLGVVVEFCTMQLALPESSRAQMVQDARRYVSAHWAWLPIGTGKNHLWSTGVSNVPKSAQQVGPLKGGPWMIRNPRLIRAGDH is encoded by the exons ATGGCTCAGCTCTACGACTTGGCGTTTCATCCAGCAGCTCTTCAAACCCTCCCGGAGGATTTAGTACGAGAATGGCCTGGCACCTATGAGGACGAGAAGTTCAGAAGTCAAAGCCACAAGTCCAAGCGAAAAGAGTATCAAAACCAGCAAGGCGAGAGTCAAGACATGCGTGGAGGCGTGGCGCAGCAAACTGGTCGAGACATTCATGTCGAGTACATTCAGGATTGGTTGGATTGCGCCAGAGCCATGATCCAGGAGACTGAGAAGCTGCGCTGGGCCAGGTACTTTTTCTTGTCCTACGAGCTCAGAGGAGTGAAGAATCAGGAGTGCAGCGTTCATCCCCCTCCAGAGGTCCCCCCCGTGACTGTGCTTAATGAGCCTACGGGTGATGATGAAG ATGTTGAAATTGAGGTTGATCAAGAAAGCCCAAGGGTGAAAGCTGTCGAAGGTATACTCAGCCATTTCAATACCACTCTATTTGAGCCTGGTATGTGGTTCATCGACATTGCCACCCGGATCACCATCTCGCCAAATCCGGACGATCCATCGGAGTGTACCTTTGCGGATGCGGATATGCACTCCCTTCTATTTCAACACTATACCGGCTTAGCATTTGAAAGCTGTGAAGAGCTTGTTAGCGGTCAAGGAAATCATTACCAGAAGGACAAAGTTGCCCACTTGAACGCCCTTGCTGGCGGTCGCTTGACCATCCCCCGTAGGCTAGCAGGAGACACCGGTATCACTTATGCGCAAATCTACACCACCGACAAAAGCAATACCTACAACATTGCGCTAGCTCAGAACGCACAGCGAACCAGCGCCATCCGAATGCTTGAGTCATGGGATCAAGAGCTCAGCACGCATATCAACGGGTTGATGTCTAGCTTTGAGAACTCAGCTTGCAACCATGGTGTAGCCTTACGTATTGAGACTTGTGTAGAGTATGAGAGCTATCCCACCTGTCATTTGAGAATACCGGATGAGCTGCTCCGGAGGTGTGTCTATGTTTTAGACCGTGATGTGTTCTG GCACTGGAAACGTTGCCGGCTTGCGTCCATGAAAAGCGTTATGTGCCAATGGATGGACGCTCGGCGTACGTTTACCCTCAACCGGCTTGCCGTGGCTGGGACATTGCTTATCATCATGGAATACATGATGAATGCACTGGTGAACCGTCCAGCCTCTGGGGGGACTTGGGACCAGGTTCATGATGCAGCCTGCGTTAAAGAAATGAGGGGGAACGAATTGGTTCCCACGCGCAAGCTGGGCGCCCTGTTTCTCCCCAAGATTCATTTTGAGAAAAACAAACAGCCGCGTGTTTCTAGGCAGCGAGTCCTCGACCAGGCGACCATTCTCTACTTACTTGGGCCTCAAGGTCAATCGTTGAGCAGTATCATGGCTTTCAACAAGATCGTGGGAGTGAATCTCCAAAAGCGACCGCGCGATGAAGACCCTCGCCCTTGGGAAAGCGGTGCGCAGAATTCAAGCGCGGCTCCAATATCAAACAAGCAGAGACTAGTTACGATCCGGAGTACCCATGACACAGCGAACCCGCTTGCTGGTCCCGATTATGCTCAAGATCAGGATACGTACtcatcagaagaagaagaagatcaGGCAGAGCAAGAGAGCGCTTCACCGTTCAAGAATATGCTTTGGGACATTATCAGCAATTATCCAATCCAGATCATGAACAAGGCTCCTAACCGCTCACAAGCGCGTGAGTCTTGGTGCCGACTTGGCAACGACGAGCTTGCTGGAGTAACGCATGACTTCTTCACCAGCATGGAGAATCTCACAAGAGCGTTTGAATCGTACTACTTGTTTCCTGCTGATCtcagcaagtgggatgcCACCGTGGCTCATCTTTTTCCGCTCATTCAAGGCAGCACCGGGAACCTTGAAAGGCGACAAGGTGTTTCGAATTTGGGAGTGGTGGTTGAGTTTTGCACCATGCAGCTAGCCCTTCCTGAGTCAAGTCGAGCGCAGATGGTTCAAGACGCTAGACGATATGTCTCAGCACACTGGGCTTGGTTACCCATAGGCACGGGCAAGAACCACTTGTGGTCAACCGGGGTCAGCAACGTACCTAAATCTGCGCAACAAGTAGGACCATTGAAAGGAGGGCCTTGGATGATTCGCAACCCTAGGTTAATTCGCGCTGGTGATCACTAA